Within the Maridesulfovibrio zosterae DSM 11974 genome, the region GGATTTATTTCCACTAAATCCAAAGACGGGCGTATGCTGAAAGCTATGGAATTACCCGGACTCTGGAATGGTTCGATGGCGAAGTGGATTACTGTTTTCGTGGAAGTACCTTTGAGTACTTTCTCACCTGTGAAAACAGTTAATGACTTGCTAAAAAGAGAACATCAAGAATCTGTTTGTTAGTTATTGCGATTCCTTCTTTCGCAAAGTGCTGTTGCTTTAAGAGAGGGCTGAAATTTAATGTCTGAAAACATTGAATTTCGGCCCTTTAATTTTAACAAATATTTATTCCCAGTTAATTAAAAAGGGTATCAGTTCGTTGATGGGCATTGGTTTAGCATACAGATAGCCTTGTATTCTGTAGCAGCCTAATTTTTTAAGTATCTCTGCTTGTTCCTTGGTCTCAACACCTTCTGCCACAACTTTAAGCTTGAGGTTCTTACTCATATCAATGATGGTTTGAACGATACTTTCATCCTCACCGTGATCAGCCATGTCAGTTATAAATGAGCGGTCAATTTTGAGAGTATTAATGGGGAATTTTTTCAGATAGGCAAGTGATGAATAACCTGTACCAAAGTCATCAATTGAAAGTGAAAAGCCCATAGCTGAAATTTGATTAAGTGTTGCAATAGTCTTTTCAGTATTATCCATAAGCATTGACTCAGTTATTTCAAGTTCAATTTTTTTAGAGTGACAACCAGAATTGTCAACAATATTTTTAATATCTTCTATCAGATCATGATGTTTCAACTGGCGACCTGAGACATTGATTGAAATGATTAAGTTGAGGCCTGTTTTTTCAATAATTTCACGTTGAATTATGCATGACTCTTTAAATACAAATTTGCCGATATCAATAATCAGGCCTGTTTCCTCTGCCAGCGGAATAAATTCGGCAGGGGATATTACTTCTCCATTAGGCTGAACCCAGCGTATTAAGGCTTCAAGACCGTATACTTTACCTGTTTTTATATTAACTTTAGGTTGATAAAAAACAGCAAATTCATTTTTATTAACAGCTTGTCGGAGTGCATTTTCAATGTTCAGTCTTCTTTCTATCCGGTCATGCATTTCCTGCTTGAACATGTGGTAGCCGTTCTTGCCTTCTTCCTTAGCCTGATACATAGCAATATCGGCGTTCTTAATAAGTGTGCCGGGATCTTCGCCATCATCGGGGTAAAGGGTAATCCCAAGACTTGTGCTCACATACAGTTCGTGTCCATTGACCTTGTATGGTTTGGAAAATGCTTTAAGCAGTATTTCTGCCTGATTAATTAAATGAAATTCATCTTTTACATCTTCGATCATGATAACAAATTCATCACCGCCAAGGCGTGATATGATATCCTGATTTCCAAATATCTCAGAAATGCGGTTTGCTGTTATCTGCAGTATTATGTCACCTAAAGCATGGCCGAGTGAATCGTTAATGGTTTTAAAATTATCTAGATCAAGATAGAAAAGAGATAGCTTGGTATTTTGGCGTCTTGCTCTTGATATTGCCATTGCAATTCGGTCAATAAGCAATACTCTGTTTGGAAGACCAGTTAATGCATCGTGATGGGACTGATATTTAATTTGTTTTTCTTTGCTTTTCATTTCAGTGATATCATGAAAAACCGCAACGTAGTGTGTTGTTTCATTGGAAGAATCATGAATTGCACTGATACTTAACAGTTCTGGGAAAGATTCACCGTTTTTTCGTCTGTTCCAGATTTCACCTACCCAGTGGCCTGTTTCAACTATTTCTTCCCACATGGTCTTGTAAAAATCTTTGCCATGTTTATTTGATTTTAGAATATTTGGATTTTTACCGATTACCTCATCAACATCATACCCTGTAATTGTTGTGAATGCTGGATTAGCCTTGATTATATTACCGTTAAAATCGGTAATAGTGATTCCTTCCATTGCGTTATTAAAGACTTCTTCAAAAAGTTTGCGTTGGTATTCAGATTCTTGTCGGGTAGCGACTTCTGTACTGAGGTTACATTGTATCCCTTGAAAATCATCCATAAATTTATTGAACTTGCGTGAAAGGACACCTATTTCGTCTGGTGAATTGTTTTTCGAACGGGTGGTCCAATTCCCTTTTGCTGCATCAGAAAAAAGCGCAACAAGCTTATTAATTGGAATAGTTATACTGTTTCCAATTAGTGCACTTAAAGGAAGTGCAAGAACTAAAGATATGAAAATTGAAAAAATAATAAAATATATTATTTGCTTGAGGGGATAATATATCTCATCTGTATACATTGAGGACGCAACAATCCAGTCCATTTCTGGGAGGTACTTAAAGATTGCAATTTTTTCGCGGTTTTTTTTGCTGTTTTGGTCAACCAAGTTATACTTAATCTTGCCATTTTTCTTTTGATAGATGTCAGA harbors:
- a CDS encoding bifunctional diguanylate cyclase/phosphodiesterase, whose amino-acid sequence is MTRLKIRSRLTLSFSAITIFAIILCAGTIYPLVKNIVQNNIENELINTTSTVADMVQAAINVSVRNHLRAVSETNLQNIQTIYEEYKSGELTEAEAKNKAEKLILNQKIGKKGYNYCLHSNGSIAVHPNSKLVGINVDNFDFIQKQLALKTGYIEYDWANPNEGDKKAKALFMAYFKPWDWIISASAYRNDFVSLVNAEDFREKIKAVRLGKSGYVFIIGKDEEVIVHPWISGTMKEFYDILGYQVLSDIYQKKNGKIKYNLVDQNSKKNREKIAIFKYLPEMDWIVASSMYTDEIYYPLKQIIYFIIFSIFISLVLALPLSALIGNSITIPINKLVALFSDAAKGNWTTRSKNNSPDEIGVLSRKFNKFMDDFQGIQCNLSTEVATRQESEYQRKLFEEVFNNAMEGITITDFNGNIIKANPAFTTITGYDVDEVIGKNPNILKSNKHGKDFYKTMWEEIVETGHWVGEIWNRRKNGESFPELLSISAIHDSSNETTHYVAVFHDITEMKSKEKQIKYQSHHDALTGLPNRVLLIDRIAMAISRARRQNTKLSLFYLDLDNFKTINDSLGHALGDIILQITANRISEIFGNQDIISRLGGDEFVIMIEDVKDEFHLINQAEILLKAFSKPYKVNGHELYVSTSLGITLYPDDGEDPGTLIKNADIAMYQAKEEGKNGYHMFKQEMHDRIERRLNIENALRQAVNKNEFAVFYQPKVNIKTGKVYGLEALIRWVQPNGEVISPAEFIPLAEETGLIIDIGKFVFKESCIIQREIIEKTGLNLIISINVSGRQLKHHDLIEDIKNIVDNSGCHSKKIELEITESMLMDNTEKTIATLNQISAMGFSLSIDDFGTGYSSLAYLKKFPINTLKIDRSFITDMADHGEDESIVQTIIDMSKNLKLKVVAEGVETKEQAEILKKLGCYRIQGYLYAKPMPINELIPFLINWE